The following are encoded in a window of Gasterosteus aculeatus chromosome 5, fGasAcu3.hap1.1, whole genome shotgun sequence genomic DNA:
- the tanc2b gene encoding protein TANC2 isoform X5, protein MFRNSLKMLLTGGKGNRKSRSSDGGNEDYADPRSPSLDPHLSHGGQGGSIDSDCAFEGDYAVPALSMTEGMQHIRIMEGVSRSLPSSPLLTHQTISVRLQPVKKLTGESSHELGPPPSVDEAANTLMTRLGFLLGDKVSEGPAGTQYSMEEPEARQGQNQRNSPCSTLTSSTASPPAGSPCSTLPPAMPGQASNKDCAYGSVTSPTSTLESRDSGIIATLTSYSENMERGGKYGDGSRGNLKLWQSQKSGMDSFLYRVDENMTASTYSLNKIPERSLESMSSHSAHSIPLYLMPRPNSVAATSSAHLEDLAYLDEQRHTPLRTSLRLPRQSTTCGPGRSGQDLRASANNANAWQSQSLRFAPYRPQDIALKPLLFEVPSITMDSVFTGREWLFQEIDAHLNSPNASTNRGVAVLGNIGFGKTAIVSRLVALSCHGTRMRQIASDSPQASPKHGEGLPLTQPQPTHGTLGGGSCPGTPEMRRRQEESMRRLASQVVAYHYCQADNAYTCLVPEFVHNVAALLCRSPHLVAYREQLLKEPHLQSTLSLRSCVQDPLASFRRGVLEPLDALYRERKINSEEDLIILIDGLNEAEFHKPDYGDTIVSFLTKTINKFPPWLKLVVTVRTTLQEITNSLPFHRIFLDGLEENDAIDQDLQGYILHRIHSSPEIQNNISLNGKMDNTTFGKLSAHLKALSQGSYLYLKLTFDLIEKGYLVLKSSSYKVVPVNLAEVYLLQCNMRFPTQSSFERALPLLNVAVASLHPLNDEQIYQAINSGSLQGTLDWEDFQQRMDNLSVFLVKRRDGTRMFVHPSFREWLIWREEGEKTKFLCDPRSGHTLLAFWFSRQENKLNRQQTIELGHHILKAHIFKGLSKKVGVSSSVLQGLWVSYSTEGLSAALSSLRNLYTPNIKVSRLLMLGGANVNYRTEVLNNAPVLCVHSHLGYMDMVGLLLEYGASVDSPSESGLMPLGYAAAGGHMAIVTALCRRRAKVDHLDKNGQCALVHAALRGHMEVVKFLIQCDWGMGPPAPPSQQTQQQVAFTKSHAVQQALVAAASMGYIEIVSYLLDLPEKDEEEVERAQINNFDTLWGETALTAASGRGKLEVCRLLLEQGAAVAQPNRRGIVPLFSAVRQGHWQIVDLLLTHGADVNLADKQGRTPLMMAASEGHLGTVEFLLAQGASLSLMDKEGLTALSWACLKGHLPVVRCLVESGAATDHADKNGRTPLDLAAFYGDSEVVQFLVDHGAMIEHVDYSGMRPLDRAVGCRNTSVVVALLKKGAKIGPATWAMATSKPDIMIILLSKLIEEGDSFYKKGKVKEAAQRYQYALKKFPREGFSDDLKTFRELKVSIFLNLSRCRRKMNDFGMAEEFATKAIELKPKSYEAYYARARAKRSSRQFPEALEDLNEAMKQCPNNREIQRLLERVEEEYHQLNQEELLELEPPPSPPPTPPPEDEESLSLSLSMPLPPPPEPRLEDMEPVQDLFEDEDYLEQELEAMSACLPPPESHSNPSSLPVIQSPPLSPTHHDHIYLTGGSPMGQPYEYHPTSSSMSSPTRGSYQPTSPSLSPTHQNHYRHSPPQTSPVHQSSYGFGSSSMCPGGQAMDRQSPPPSPLRRSAQYRASPPVESVCLYRSQSGSPVRYQTEQLPGRPKSPLSKMSSQRSFQLSSQPSLSSQHHQAQGLRLQPSIAQIVRTNQPSNVMGNSLYQMGHSMGGRYQGVSVDVESRLVYQPSLDGRSMPQVQPSLSSGALCQHGGRGGVMESSLLKDELPQRPSSAYRASSGGPGGIRYSQTPQISRSQSAAYYPVSEHVLERANAMPSHQLGSPEVPHMVRRPVSANTTEMKPHVPTPRPLIHSQSVGLRFSPSSNNISAGSTSNLAPGFRPSSSIQQMEIPLQATYERACDDISPISPSQGGGGLYPGESTRSRSTPFMGIIDKTARTQQYLHQPSRSRAMTSMDSAISPTSPGQLVQQGSTYSPPASLGNIAYYNKTNNAQNGHLLEEDYYTQTPPLGKLANGSRGSGDILERVSQVPTYPDVKVARTLPVAQAYQDNMYRQLSRDSRTQGPSSPIKPKRPFVESNV, encoded by the exons gGGAGTCAAGCCATGAGCTGGGCCCCCCTCCGTCGGTGGATGAGGCAGCCAACACATTGATGACGCGCCTGGGTTTCCTTCTGGGCGACAAAGTGAGCGAGGGGCCAGCCGGTACCCAGTACAGCATGGAGGAGCCTGAGGCGAGACAG gGCCAAAACCAGAGGAACAGCCCGTGCTCCACCCTGACCAGCAGCACTGCCTCACCCCCTGCAGGCAGCCCCtgctccaccctcccccctgccATGCCCGGCCAGGCCAGCAACAAGGACTGCGCCTACGGCTCCGTCACCAGTCCCACCTCGACCCTGGAGAGCAGGGACAGCGGGATAATAG CCACGCTGACCAGCTACTCGGAGAACATGGAGCGAGGCGGCAAGTACGGCGACGGCTCCCGGGGGAACCTGAAGCTGTGGCAGTCCCAGAAATCAGGCATGGACTCCTTCCTGTACAGGGTGGATGAGAACATGACCGCCTCCACCTACAGCCTCAACAAAATCCCCGAGCGCAGCCTGGAGAGCATGTCCTCCCACTCCGCCCACTCCATCCCCCTGTACCTCATGCCCCGCCCCAACTCTGTGGCCG ctACAAGTTCAGCCCACCTGGAGGACCTGGCGTACCTGGATGAGCAGAGACACACTCCGCTACGCACGTCGCTGCGCTTGCCCAGACAGAGCACCACCTGCGGGCCGGGTCGCTCCGGGCAGGACCTGAGAG CTTCCGCTAATAACGCCAATGCCTGGCAATCGCAGTCAC TGCGTTTTGCACCCTATCGGCCTCAAGACATCGCCCTCAAACCCCTGCTGTTCGAGGTGCCCAGCATCACCATGGACTCGGTCTTCACGGGCCGCGAGTGGCTCTTCCAGGAGATCGATGCCCACCTCAACAGCCCCAACGCCAGCACCAACCGCGGCGTGGCGGTGTTGGGCAACATCGGCTTCGGCAAGACCGCCATCGTCTCTCGCCTGGTGGCGCTCAGCTGCCACGGCACCCGCATGAGGCAGATCGCCTCCGACAGCCCCCAGGCGTCGCCCAAAC ATGGAGAGGGTCTCCCTCTCACTCAGCCCCAGCCCACGCACGGCACCCTGGGAGGAGGCAGCTGTCCCGGGACCCCCGAGATGAGGCGACGTCAGGAAGAGTCCATGAGGAGGCTGGCGTCTCAG GTGGTGGCGTACCACTACTGCCAGGCCGACAACGCCTACACCTGCTTGGTGCCGGAGTTCGTGCACAACGTGGCGGCCCTGCTGTGCCGCTCGCCGCACCTCGTCGCCTACAGGGAGCAGCTGCTGAAGGAGCCGCACCTCCAGAGCACCCTGAGCCTGCGCTCCTGCGTCCAGGACCCCCTGGCCTCCTTCAGGAGGGGCGTGCTGGAGCCCCTGGACGCACTTTACAGAG AGAGGAAGATCAACTCTGAGGAGGACCTCATCATCCTCATAGACGGCTTGAACGAGGCAGAGTTCCACAAGCCGGACTACGGAGACACCATCGTGTCCTTCCTCACTAAAACCATCAACAAGTTCCCTCCTTGGCTCAAACTGGTGGTGACGGTCAGAACCACGTTGCAg GAGATCACCAACTCGCTGCCCTTCCACCGCATCTTCCtggacggcctggaggagaaCGACGCCATAGACCAGGACCTGCAGGGCTACATCCTGCACCGCATCCACAGCAGCCCCGAGATCCAGAACAACATCTCGCTCAACGGCAAGATGGACAACACCACCTTCGGCAAGCTCAGCGCCCACCTCAAGGCCCTGAGCCAGGGCTCCTACCTGTACCTCAAgctcacctttgacctcatcGAGAAGGGCTACCTTGTCCTCAAAAGCTCCAGCTAcaag GTGGTTCCGGTGAACCTGGCAGAGGTGTACCTGCTGCAGTGCAACATGCGCTTCCCCACGCAGTCCTCGTTCGAGCGGGCGCTTCCTCTGCTCAACGTGGCCGTGGCCTCGCTTCACCCGCTGAACGATGAGCAGATTTATCAGGCCATCAACTCCGGATCGCTGCAG GGCACTCTGGACTGGGAGGACTTCCAACAGCGCATGGACAACCTGTCCGTCTTCCTGGTGAAGAGGAGGGACGGCACCAGGATGTTTGTCCATCCCTCCTTCAGGGAGTGGCTGAtctggagagaagaaggagagaagacAAAGTTCCTCTGTGATccgag GAGCGGTCACACCCTGCTGGCCTTCTGGTTCTCCCGGCAGGAGAACAAGCTGAACAGACAGCAGACTATTGAGCTGGGCCATCACATCCTCAAAGCACATATCTTCAAG GGGCTCAGCAAGAAAGTCGGCGTTTCCTCATCTGTTCTTCAAGGCCTGTGGGTTTCCTACAGCACGGAGGGCCTTTCAGCTGCACTTTCCTCACTCCGAAACCTCTACACTCCCAACATCAAG GTGAGCCGGCTGCTGATGCTGGGCGGGGCCAACGTGAACTACCGCACGGAGGTGCTGAACAACGCCCCCGTCCTGTGCGTCCACTCCCACCTGGGCTACATGGACATGGTGGGCCTTCTGCTGGAGTACGGCGCCTCGGTCGACTCGCCATCCGAGAGCGGCCTCATGCCGCTGGGCTACGCCGCCGCCGGGGGGCACATGGCCATTGTGACCGCGCTTTGTCGCAGGAGAGCGAAG GTGGACCACCTCGACAAGAACGGCCAGTGCGCTCTGGTCCACGCGGCCCTGAGGGGCCACATGGAGGTGGTGAAGTTCCTCATCCAGTGCGACTGGGGCATGGGGCCGCCGGCGCCGCCGTCCCAGCAAACCCAACAACAGGTGGCCTTCACCAAGAGCCACGCGGTGCAGCAGGCCCTCGTCGCCGCGGCCAGCATGGGATACATCGAG aTTGTGTCGTACCTGCTGGATCTGCCAgagaaagatgaagaggaggtggagcgggCTCAGATCAATAACTTTGACACCTTGTGGGGCGAGACAG cgctgACCGCGGCCTCCGGTCGGGGGAAGCTGGAGGTCTGTCGCCTGCTGCTGGAGCAGGGGGCGGCCGTGGCCCAGCCCAACAGACGAGGCATCGTCCCGCTGTTCAGCGCCGTCCGGCAGGGACACTGGCAG ATCGTGGACCTTCTCCTCACACACGGCGCCGACGTCAACCTGGCCGACAAGCAGGGCCGTACCCCCCTCATGATGGCCGCCTCGGAGGGACACCTGGGGACCGTGGAGTTTCTGCTGGCTCAGG gggcctctctgtctctgatgGACAAGGAGGGTCTGACCGCTCTCAGCTGGGCCTGCCTGAAAGGACATTTACCCGTGGTCCGCTGCCTGGTGGAGAGCGGCGCCGCCACCGACCACGCCGACAAGAACGGGCGCACGCCCCTCGACCTCGCCGCCTTTTACGGCGACTCGGAAGTG gTCCAGTTCTTGGTGGACCACGGCGCCATGATAGAGCATGTAGACTACAGCGGGATGCGTCCCCTGGACAGAGCGGTGGGCTGCAGAAACACCTCGGTGGTGGTCGCCCTGCTCAAGAAAGGAGCCAAGATAG GTCCCGCCACATGGGCCATGGCCACCTCCAAACCCGACATCATGATCATCTTACTCAGCAAACTCATCGAGGAGGGGGACAGCTTCTACAAG AAGGGGAAGGTGAAGGAGGCGGCGCAGCGTTATCAGTATGCCCTCAAAAAGTTTCCACGCGAAGGCTTCAGCGATGACCTCAAGACATTCAGGGAACTCAAAGTATCGATCTTCCTCAACCTGTCCCGATGTCGGAGGAAAATGAAC GACTTTGGGATGGCTGAGGAATTCGCTACAAAGGCAATTGAACTGAAACCGAAATCCTATGAAGCGTACTATGCCAGAGCGCGTGCCAAGCGTAGCAGCAG ACAATTTCCTGAAGCCTTAGAGGACCTGAACGAAGCCATGAAGCAGTGCCCCAACAACCGAGAGATCCAGCGGCTGCtcgagagggtggaggaggaatatCACCAGCTCAACCAGGAGGAGCTACTGGAGCTGGAGCCtccgccctcccctccccctacGCCTCCCCCAGAAGACGAGGagtccctgtccctgtccctgtccatgccgctcccccctcccccagagcCCCGCCTGGAGGACATGGAGCCCGTCCAGGACCTGTTTGAGGACGAGGACTACCtggagcaggagctggaggccaTGTCGGCCTGTCTGCCCCCGCCCGAGTCTCACAGCAATCCGTCCAGCCTCCCCGTCATTCAGAGCCCGCCGCTCTCCCCAACACACCACGACCACATCTACTTAACCGGGGGTTCGCCCATGGGCCAGCCGTACGAATACCACCCCAcgtcctcctccatgtcctcgCCCACGCGCGGCTCGTACCAGCCCACGtcgccctccctctccccgACCCATCAGAACCACTACCGACACAGCCCGCCTCAAACCTCGCCGGTGCACCAGTCGTCCTACGGCTTCGGCTCGTCTTCGATGTGTCCCGGGGGTCAGGCGATGGATCGCCAGAGCCCGCCGCCTTCCCCATTACGCCGGAGCGCCCAGTACCGAGCCAGCCCGCCGGTAGAGAGCGTTTGCCTCTACAGGTCCCAGTCCGGGTCGCCCGTGCGCTACCAGACGGAGCAGCTCCCCGGCCGACCCAAATCTCCTCTCTCCAAGATGAGCAGCCAGCGCTCGTTCCAGCTGAGCTCCcagccctccctctcctcccagcACCACCAAGCCCAGGGCCTCCGCCTTCAGCCTTCAATAGCCCAAATAGTCCGCACCAACCAGCCCAGCAACGTGATGGGCAACAGCCTCTACCAGATGGGGCACTCCATGGGTGGTCGCTACCAGGGGGTTTCGGTGGACGTGGAGAGCCGGCTGGTGTACCAGCCCTCCCTGGATGGACGCTCGATGCCCCAGGTCCAGCCCAGCCTCAGCTCCGGGGCCCTCTGTCAGCACGGCGGCCGAGGAGGGGTTATGGAGTCGAGCCTGTTGAAGGACGAGCTCCCCCAGCGCCCCTCCTCTGCCTACCGCGCCAGCAGCGGGGGCCCGGGGGGCATCCGCTACAGCCAGACACCCCAGATAAGCCGCAGCCAGTCGGCCGCCTACTACCCGGTCTCTGAGCACGTGCTGGAGCGAGCCAACGCCATGCCCTCCCACCAGCTGGGCTCTCCCGAGGTCCCGCACATGGTGAGGCGCCCCGTCAGCGCCAACACCACTGAGATGAAGCCGCACGTGCCCACCCCCAGGCCTCTCATCCACTCTCAGAGCGTAGGCCTCCGGTTCTCCCCCTCCAGCAACAACATCTCCGCCGGGTCCACCTCAAATTTGGCCCCGGGTTTCAGGCCGTCCTCGTCCATCCAGCAGATGGAGATCCCCCTGCAAGCCACTTACGAGCGCGCCTGCGACGAcatctcccccatctccccctcccAGGGCGGCGGGGGGCTGTACCCGGGCGAGAGCACCCGCTCTCGGAGCACACCCTTCATGGGCATCATAGACAAGACGGCGCGGACTCAGCAGTACCTGCATCAGCCCTCGCGGTCCAGGGCCATGACGTCCATGGACTCCGCCATCAGCCCCACCTCGCCTGGCCAGCTGGTCCAGCAGGGCTCCACCTACAGCCCCCCCGCCTCGCTGGGCAACATCGCCTACTACAACAAGACCAACAACGCCCAAAACGGacacctgctggaggaggactACTACACCCAGACGCCCCCGCTGGGCAAGCTAGCCAACGGCTCCCGCGGCAGCGGGGACATCCTGGAGCGGGTCAGCCAGGTGCCCACCTACCCGGACGTGAAGGTGGCGAGGACTCTGCCCGTGGCACAGGCGTACCAGGACAACATGTAccgccagctgtcgcgtgactCCCGGACCCAAGGCCCCAGCTCCCCCATCAAACCAAAGAGACCGTTTGTGGAGTCGAATGTGTGA